One genomic window of Vibrio mangrovi includes the following:
- the yggU gene encoding DUF167 family protein YggU has product MMSAVSQEGQDIILRLYIQPKASRDNIVGLHGDELKIAITAPPVDGKANAHLIKFLSKQFRVAKSHIDIEKGELGRHKQVRIHSPVQVPQDIQQLL; this is encoded by the coding sequence ATAATGAGCGCAGTCAGTCAGGAAGGGCAGGATATCATCCTGAGGCTCTATATCCAGCCGAAAGCCAGCCGTGACAATATCGTTGGACTTCATGGTGATGAGCTGAAAATAGCCATCACCGCTCCGCCGGTTGATGGTAAGGCGAATGCCCACCTGATTAAATTTTTGTCCAAGCAGTTCAGAGTTGCCAAAAGTCATATCGACATTGAAAAGGGAGAGCTGGGCAGACATAAACAAGTCAGAATCCACTCTCCGGTTCAGGTTCCTCAGGATATTCAACAATTGTTGTGA
- a CDS encoding UbiD family decarboxylase — protein MQRIKDLRQYIDELEKSGDIRHVDREVDPHLEMAAITRRGYDLHAPAPLFSNILGTAKGMRAMGAPAAISSIPGKPAARVALSVGLSADASWQDIVECLAKSTKAERIPPNIVPTAPCKQNILHGKDASLDLFPIPYLHEGDGGPYCNTWGTIVARTPDGKWTNWSIARIQKLDAHRMTGLIMLPQHIACVWEEWRKIGKPMPYALVQGCEPSLPIVSSMPLDDYENESDYLGGHFGEAIDVVRCETIDLEVPASAEIVIEGHISIERESEEGPFGEYPGYVVTETSMQPVYHVECITYRDNAIWPFVPEGRPIDEFHTAVGVAMSAEALSMLRESDLPVTTVWSPLETANHWLFVTVPSDWRDKLPGVSSEEFSHQIAQKIWNTKYGSVCPIIYVLDDDIDPTDPADYLWALPTRTHPTKRRVIDNGPILPLLACYSDEECHEHTADRVVHDCLQPAPGKGRLRHSSFKGAYPEEIQARVIELWDK, from the coding sequence ATGCAACGCATCAAAGACCTTCGTCAGTATATTGATGAACTTGAAAAATCGGGTGATATCCGGCATGTCGACAGAGAAGTTGATCCACACCTTGAAATGGCAGCAATTACTCGCCGGGGATATGATCTGCACGCTCCCGCCCCGCTATTCAGTAATATTCTCGGTACAGCCAAAGGTATGAGAGCAATGGGAGCGCCTGCTGCGATTAGTTCTATTCCCGGTAAGCCTGCGGCGCGGGTGGCACTCTCTGTCGGTCTGTCTGCGGATGCATCATGGCAAGATATTGTCGAGTGTCTGGCAAAATCAACCAAAGCAGAACGGATTCCGCCCAATATTGTTCCGACAGCACCATGCAAACAGAATATTCTGCATGGTAAAGATGCCAGCCTTGATCTGTTCCCGATTCCTTACCTGCATGAAGGTGACGGTGGTCCTTACTGCAACACATGGGGAACCATCGTCGCCCGGACTCCGGATGGCAAATGGACCAACTGGTCGATCGCCCGGATCCAGAAACTGGACGCCCATCGCATGACCGGTCTGATCATGTTGCCACAGCATATTGCATGTGTATGGGAAGAGTGGCGGAAAATCGGTAAACCGATGCCTTATGCACTGGTTCAGGGGTGCGAGCCTTCATTACCAATCGTCTCTTCAATGCCGCTTGATGACTATGAGAATGAGAGCGACTATCTGGGTGGTCACTTTGGTGAAGCGATTGATGTGGTTCGTTGTGAAACCATTGATCTGGAAGTTCCTGCCAGTGCTGAAATCGTCATTGAAGGCCACATTTCAATTGAACGTGAAAGTGAAGAAGGACCATTTGGCGAATATCCGGGCTATGTCGTGACTGAAACCAGTATGCAGCCAGTCTATCACGTTGAGTGTATCACCTACCGTGACAATGCTATCTGGCCGTTTGTACCGGAAGGCCGTCCGATCGACGAATTCCATACCGCAGTCGGTGTCGCAATGAGTGCAGAAGCGCTTTCGATGCTGCGTGAGTCTGATCTGCCGGTCACTACTGTCTGGTCTCCGCTGGAAACCGCGAACCACTGGTTATTCGTGACGGTACCATCTGACTGGCGCGACAAGCTTCCCGGTGTGAGCAGTGAAGAGTTCTCTCACCAGATCGCCCAGAAAATCTGGAATACCAAATATGGTTCAGTCTGTCCGATTATTTATGTTCTGGATGATGATATTGATCCAACCGATCCGGCGGACTATCTATGGGCTCTGCCAACCCGGACTCATCCAACCAAACGTCGCGTAATCGACAATGGTCCGATTCTGCCGCTGCTGGCCTGCTACAGCGATGAAGAATGTCACGAACATACAGCTGATCGCGTTGTGCATGACTGTCTGCAACCGGCTCCGGGAAAAGGCCGTCTGCGCCATAGTTCATTTAAAGGTGCCTATCCGGAAGAAATTCAGGCTCGTGTCATTGAGCTATGGGATAAATAA
- a CDS encoding YggT family protein has product MNSMSFLISTLFDLYIMVVLMRLWLQAARADFYNPFSQFVVKATQPIIGPLRRIIPSISSIDLATVLFAYVLCVLKFTILVLIASGGAAGFSTYFLFLGLLALVKAAGGLVFWVLLIRAILSWVSQGRSPIEYVFIQITEPFLMPVRKILPDLGGIDLSVLVVFILLQFINMLVGDFIGPVWHQL; this is encoded by the coding sequence ATGAACTCGATGAGTTTTCTGATCTCTACCCTGTTTGACCTGTACATTATGGTCGTTCTCATGCGTCTCTGGCTTCAGGCTGCGCGTGCAGATTTTTATAATCCGTTCTCCCAGTTTGTGGTCAAAGCGACTCAGCCGATTATCGGCCCGCTACGTCGTATTATCCCATCAATCAGCAGTATTGATCTGGCAACCGTTTTATTTGCTTATGTCTTGTGTGTTCTGAAATTTACCATACTGGTCTTGATCGCTTCAGGTGGCGCGGCAGGATTCAGCACTTATTTCTTATTCCTGGGACTACTCGCGTTGGTCAAAGCTGCGGGTGGACTTGTGTTCTGGGTGCTACTGATCCGAGCCATTCTGAGCTGGGTCAGTCAGGGAAGAAGCCCGATTGAGTATGTATTCATTCAGATTACCGAACCTTTCCTGATGCCGGTCAGAAAAATCTTACCGGATCTGGGCGGCATCGACCTCAGTGTGCTGGTTGTTTTCATCCTGTTGCAGTTCATCAACATGTTGGTCGGTGATTTCATCGGTCCGGTATGGCATCAACTATAA
- the proC gene encoding pyrroline-5-carboxylate reductase gives MTQRKIAFIGAGNMAKAIIAGLVGSGYPATHIMATAPTDQHLLPLAKNYGINTSNDNHEAVQQADVVVLAVKPQLMAEVCHLFQDIDFSQKLVISIAAGISCQRLREMLEAPNLNLVRVMPNTPALLNQGMSGLFATEQVSEADQTFTTSLFQSVGEVCWVNNESQMNGIIAAAGSAPAYFFLFMEAMQKEAIAQGFDQDTARLLVQQSAMGAAAMVKANPETELATLREQVTSKGGTTAEAIRTFNEHDLSELVAQAMQAAVKRAEAMEKQF, from the coding sequence ATGACACAGAGAAAGATCGCCTTCATCGGTGCCGGAAATATGGCAAAAGCGATCATTGCAGGATTAGTCGGCAGCGGATATCCGGCAACACATATCATGGCGACAGCGCCAACAGATCAACATCTGTTACCTTTAGCGAAAAATTACGGAATCAACACATCAAACGATAACCATGAAGCGGTACAACAAGCCGATGTGGTGGTTCTCGCTGTAAAACCACAATTGATGGCGGAAGTCTGCCACCTCTTTCAGGATATCGATTTTTCTCAGAAACTGGTGATTTCTATCGCTGCCGGAATCAGTTGTCAGCGTTTGCGGGAAATGCTTGAGGCACCAAATCTGAATCTGGTGCGGGTTATGCCCAATACGCCGGCGCTGCTCAATCAGGGAATGAGTGGCTTATTTGCTACCGAACAGGTGAGTGAAGCGGACCAGACTTTTACCACATCACTGTTTCAGTCTGTTGGTGAAGTTTGCTGGGTCAATAATGAATCTCAGATGAACGGGATTATTGCAGCAGCCGGTAGTGCACCTGCTTATTTCTTTCTGTTTATGGAAGCGATGCAAAAAGAAGCCATCGCGCAGGGATTTGATCAGGATACGGCACGTCTGTTAGTCCAGCAAAGTGCCATGGGTGCAGCAGCCATGGTCAAAGCCAATCCGGAAACCGAACTGGCAACGCTCAGAGAACAGGTCACCTCAAAAGGTGGAACGACTGCAGAAGCAATCCGTACATTCAATGAACATGATCTTTCTGAACTTGTTGCACAGGCAATGCAGGCCGCGGTGAAACGTGCCGAAGCCATGGAAAAACAATTTTAA
- a CDS encoding YggS family pyridoxal phosphate-dependent enzyme, translated as MSTIAENIQHIMSDIERVQEKCGRTRNSVLLLAVSKTKPVAAIHEAIQAGQRAFGENYVQEGVEKVRYFTEQAPDIPLEWHFIGPIQSNKTRLVAENFTWVHTIDRERIAQRLNDQRPEGMPPLQVLIQVNTSGESSKSGTGEQDIFQLAELISSLPNLTLRGLMSIPENISDYASQLAAFTKLAELKTKLQETYPEMDTLSMGMSGDMEAAIAAGSTIVRIGTAIFGARDYPKA; from the coding sequence ATGAGTACGATTGCAGAAAATATCCAACATATCATGTCAGACATCGAGCGAGTGCAGGAAAAGTGTGGACGCACTCGAAATTCTGTCCTATTACTGGCGGTCAGTAAAACTAAGCCTGTTGCCGCCATTCATGAAGCGATTCAGGCCGGGCAGCGCGCTTTTGGTGAAAATTATGTTCAGGAAGGTGTCGAAAAAGTCCGGTATTTTACCGAACAGGCTCCGGACATTCCTTTAGAATGGCACTTTATCGGCCCGATACAGTCCAATAAAACACGTCTGGTCGCTGAAAATTTTACATGGGTACATACGATTGACCGGGAGAGAATCGCACAACGTCTGAACGATCAGAGACCAGAAGGCATGCCGCCGCTTCAGGTGCTGATACAGGTCAATACCAGTGGTGAATCCTCAAAATCTGGCACCGGTGAACAAGATATTTTTCAGTTGGCTGAGTTGATTTCTTCTCTGCCAAACCTCACCTTAAGAGGATTGATGTCCATTCCGGAGAATATCTCGGATTATGCATCCCAACTGGCGGCATTTACAAAACTGGCCGAGCTGAAAACCAAATTACAGGAAACTTATCCGGAGATGGATACGCTTTCTATGGGAATGAGCGGTGATATGGAAGCTGCAATTGCAGCAGGCAGTACGATAGTCAGAATCGGAACCGCGATTTTCGGAGCCCGAGATTACCCGAAAGCCTGA
- a CDS encoding type IV pilus twitching motility protein PilT, giving the protein MDISTLLALSVKHNASDLHLSANLPPMLRIDGELRKLEFETLSSQAVLHLTESMMTPEQSKQFQQVKEADWCYQNKNGRFRVNRFLQSNGYAAVMRYIPASVPSLQSLHAPDILERISGYRQGLVLVTGPTGSGKSTTLAAMVDEINRRDAKHILTIEDPVEFIHHSCKALIHHREVGRDSLSFADALRAALREDPDVLLIGELRDPETIRLALTAAETGHLILATLHTRSAAQSIDRIIDVFPADEQQRIRTLLAESLQAVVAQRLLVKDGGGRTACYEVLVATPAVRNLIRENKLPQIESVIQTGSASGMMTMMQDRQRLVNLGIRVQDDD; this is encoded by the coding sequence ATGGATATATCCACTTTACTGGCCCTTAGTGTAAAACATAACGCATCTGATCTACATCTTTCTGCAAATCTTCCGCCTATGTTACGGATAGATGGTGAATTGAGAAAGCTGGAATTTGAAACTTTGTCCAGTCAGGCTGTTTTGCATTTGACTGAATCCATGATGACGCCGGAACAGAGTAAACAGTTTCAGCAGGTGAAAGAGGCTGACTGGTGTTATCAGAATAAAAACGGACGTTTTCGGGTGAACCGTTTTCTCCAGAGTAATGGCTATGCTGCAGTAATGCGCTATATTCCTGCATCTGTTCCGTCCCTGCAGTCACTCCATGCACCGGATATTCTGGAGCGAATCAGTGGATACCGTCAGGGGCTGGTGTTGGTGACCGGGCCTACAGGTTCAGGAAAATCAACAACGCTGGCTGCGATGGTTGATGAGATAAACCGTCGTGATGCTAAACATATTCTGACGATTGAAGATCCGGTTGAGTTTATCCATCATTCCTGCAAGGCCTTAATTCATCATCGGGAAGTCGGGCGGGACAGCTTATCTTTTGCCGATGCACTCCGTGCTGCATTGAGAGAAGATCCGGATGTGCTGCTAATCGGAGAATTACGCGATCCGGAAACGATTCGTCTGGCACTGACCGCAGCAGAAACCGGGCATCTGATTCTGGCAACGTTACATACCCGTAGCGCAGCTCAGTCAATCGACCGGATTATTGATGTCTTTCCTGCGGATGAACAGCAACGGATTCGAACTCTGCTGGCTGAATCATTGCAGGCGGTTGTTGCTCAGCGTTTGCTGGTGAAGGATGGTGGTGGACGAACCGCATGTTATGAAGTGCTGGTTGCTACACCAGCGGTGCGTAATCTGATTCGGGAAAACAAGCTTCCCCAGATAGAGTCGGTGATTCAGACCGGTTCTGCCAGTGGCATGATGACCATGATGCAGGACCGGCAGCGATTAGTGAATCTTGGTATTCGTGTACAGGATGATGATTGA
- a CDS encoding glycosyltransferase, with product MKLLFIGEAVTLAHVARPWALACFMAEKGYDVHFATENRFEFLFDTKSGVTRHHLSCRSHKDFLEAVENCRPLFETDILIDYVEQEIDLLETLRPDVVIGDFRHSLSISCRILSIPYVGLNNAYWSPYVVNSVLPVPEHKTIPFSKATFLKRFMPVITPLVFKLMVSNLNKMRKHFGFSLYKTFREALTDSDLTLYYEPPGFIDMTALPDHHRFIGSVSWTPKLPLPDFFEQLDKDKPLVYVSLGSSGVHEIEERIVNDLVNCGMNVVVNSPSAYPGAYHSPLIPGDLAAAQADLVICNGGSPMAYLALSQGTPVLGIPANNDQLLVMKYVEEKQLGQIVRWREVKEGQLTSVVTGMLNDQHMHNTVQNVANALDPELSPSRFEQELLRFMDEIQASKVQKMS from the coding sequence ATGAAATTATTATTTATCGGAGAAGCGGTAACGCTGGCTCATGTCGCCAGACCGTGGGCACTGGCATGTTTCATGGCGGAGAAAGGCTATGACGTGCATTTTGCAACAGAAAATCGGTTTGAGTTCCTGTTTGATACCAAGTCCGGGGTGACCCGGCATCACTTGTCATGCCGCAGCCACAAAGACTTTCTGGAAGCGGTCGAAAACTGTCGTCCCTTGTTTGAAACCGATATATTAATCGATTATGTCGAGCAAGAGATTGATCTGCTGGAAACGCTACGACCAGATGTTGTCATTGGAGATTTCCGCCACAGTCTGAGCATTAGCTGCCGGATACTCTCCATTCCTTATGTGGGACTCAACAATGCTTACTGGAGTCCTTATGTGGTCAATTCCGTCTTACCCGTCCCTGAACATAAAACCATTCCGTTCAGCAAAGCGACTTTTCTGAAGCGATTCATGCCAGTCATCACCCCACTGGTATTTAAACTGATGGTGTCGAATCTCAATAAAATGCGGAAGCACTTTGGATTTTCCCTCTACAAAACGTTTCGTGAAGCACTGACCGATAGTGACTTAACGCTTTACTATGAGCCTCCGGGTTTTATTGACATGACAGCACTTCCTGACCACCATCGGTTTATCGGCTCTGTCAGTTGGACGCCTAAACTCCCCCTGCCTGACTTCTTTGAACAGTTGGATAAGGACAAACCACTGGTTTATGTATCTCTGGGATCTTCTGGTGTCCATGAAATTGAAGAGAGAATTGTCAACGATCTGGTAAACTGCGGAATGAACGTAGTCGTCAATAGTCCCTCGGCTTATCCCGGCGCTTACCATTCACCATTAATTCCGGGAGATCTGGCTGCCGCTCAGGCAGATCTGGTGATCTGTAATGGTGGCAGTCCAATGGCATATCTTGCCCTGAGTCAGGGAACACCTGTACTGGGAATTCCGGCAAATAATGATCAGTTGCTGGTGATGAAATATGTCGAAGAGAAACAACTCGGTCAAATTGTCCGCTGGCGGGAAGTCAAAGAAGGACAGCTGACCTCAGTCGTGACCGGTATGCTCAATGACCAACACATGCACAATACCGTCCAAAATGTTGCCAATGCATTAGATCCGGAACTGTCACCATCCCGTTTTGAGCAGGAACTCCTTCGGTTCATGGATGAAATCCAAGCCAGCAAAGTGCAAAAAATGAGCTGA